In the Drosophila gunungcola strain Sukarami unplaced genomic scaffold, Dgunungcola_SK_2 000001F, whole genome shotgun sequence genome, one interval contains:
- the LOC128261186 gene encoding ethanolaminephosphotransferase 1 isoform X1: MGCMRYLSEAHLRGFERYKYNSIDTSFLSVYVMHPFWNYCVKFIPKWLAPNVLTFVGFLMTVVNFILIAHYDWGFTAANSETGNTVPAWVWTVAAINILIYYNLDGMDGKQARRTGTSGPLGELFDHGLDSYSAALIPIYLFSLFGTNDLPPIRMFFVIWNVFLNFYLTHVEKYNTGVMFLPWGYDFTMWGVSGMLFVATVFGPEMYRFSMYGFTVANMFEVVLIGSGMVSSHPIIARNIYLSYKNKTGKMRPMWEMLRPFFAFLWLFVITLIWSFFSRNNVINLEPRILWILYGTIFSNIACRLIVAQMSDTRCDAFNVLMWPLAATVGVCCFPYYQQVFDTDLTPDVERWIVQGLTIFSTLAHWHYGYGVVSEMCDHFHIRCFKVRKSSSQPGADLTQQLLQNDNNIKALKSH, encoded by the exons atggGTTGCATGCGCTACTTGTCGGAGGCACATTTGAGGGGCTTCGAGCGTTACAAG TACAACAGCATTGACACGAGTTTTCTTAGTGTCTATGTGATGCACCCTTTCTGGAACTACTGTGTAAAG TTTATTCCCAAATGGCTGGCGCCCAATGTTCTGACCTTCGTGGGTTTTCTCATGACTGTCGTCAACTTTATATTGATAGCTCATTATGACTGGGGCTTTACAGCTGCCAATTCAGAGACGGGCAACACAGTGCCCGCCTGGGTTTGGACAGTGGCGGCCATAAATATACTTATTTACTATAACTTGG ATGGCATGGATGGCAAGCAGGCTCGCAGGACTGGAACGAGTGGACCACTCGGGGagctattcgatcatggatTGGACTCCTATTCCGCTGCCCTGATACCCATTTACCTTTTCTCCCTTTTCGGCACAAATGATTTGCCACCTATTCGCATGTTCTTTGTGATTTGGAACGTATTTCTCAATTTCTATTTGACGCATGTGGAGAAATACAACACGGGAGTTATGTTTTTGCCCTGGGGCTATGACTTTACCATGTGG GGTGTTAGTGGCATGCTGTTTGTGGCAACCGTCTTTGGACCTGAGATGTATCGCTTTAGCATGTATGGTTTTACTGTGGCCAATATGTTTGAAGTAGTTCTTATTGGTTCCGGCATGGTCAGCAGTCACCCTATTATAGCTAGAAATATCTACCT TTCCTATAAAAACAAGACGGGAAAAATGCGACCCATGTGGGAAATGCTGCGCCCCTTCTTTGCGTTCTTGTGGCTTTTTGTGATCACACTAATCTGGTCGTTCTTCTCTCGCAATAATGTTATCAATCTGGAACCACGTATTTTATGGATACTCTATGGCACAATATTCTCAAACATTGCC TGCCGCCTGATTGTGGCCCAAATGTCGGACACGCGTTGCGATGCCTTCAATGTGCTCATGTGGCCATTGGCCGCCACCGTGGGTGTCTGCTGTTTTCCCTATTACCAGCAGGTTTTTGACACGGATCTCACGCCAGATGTTGAACGATGGATTGTCCAGGGTCTCACAATCTTCTCAACATTAGCCCACTGGCATTACGGCTACGGTGTG gTCTCTGAGATGTGCGACCACTTCCACATTCGCTGCTTCAAAGTAAGAAAATCTAGCAGCCAACCTGGTGCAGATTTAACTCAACAACTTCTACAAAATGATAACAACATCAAAGCGTTGAAAAGCCATTGA
- the LOC128261186 gene encoding ethanolaminephosphotransferase 1 isoform X2, with the protein MGCMRYLSEAHLRGFERYKYNSIDTSFLSVYVMHPFWNYCVKFIPKWLAPNVLTFVGFLMTVVNFILIAHYDWGFTAANSETGNTVPAWVWTVAAINILIYYNLDGMDGKQARRTGTSGPLGELFDHGLDSYSAALIPIYLFSLFGTNDLPPIRMFFVIWNVFLNFYLTHVEKYNTGVMFLPWGYDFTMWGVSGMLFVATVFGPEMYRFSMYGFTVANMFEVVLIGSGMVSSHPIIARNIYLSYKNKTGKMRPMWEMLRPFFAFLWLFVITLIWSFFSRNNVINLEPRILWILYGTIFSNIACRLIVAQMSDTRCDAFNVLMWPLAATVGVCCFPYYQQVFDTDLTPDVERWIVQGLTIFSTLAHWHYGYGVVSEMCDHFHIRCFKITKPTVAAEQELQGVVEDAKPTENVEEV; encoded by the exons atggGTTGCATGCGCTACTTGTCGGAGGCACATTTGAGGGGCTTCGAGCGTTACAAG TACAACAGCATTGACACGAGTTTTCTTAGTGTCTATGTGATGCACCCTTTCTGGAACTACTGTGTAAAG TTTATTCCCAAATGGCTGGCGCCCAATGTTCTGACCTTCGTGGGTTTTCTCATGACTGTCGTCAACTTTATATTGATAGCTCATTATGACTGGGGCTTTACAGCTGCCAATTCAGAGACGGGCAACACAGTGCCCGCCTGGGTTTGGACAGTGGCGGCCATAAATATACTTATTTACTATAACTTGG ATGGCATGGATGGCAAGCAGGCTCGCAGGACTGGAACGAGTGGACCACTCGGGGagctattcgatcatggatTGGACTCCTATTCCGCTGCCCTGATACCCATTTACCTTTTCTCCCTTTTCGGCACAAATGATTTGCCACCTATTCGCATGTTCTTTGTGATTTGGAACGTATTTCTCAATTTCTATTTGACGCATGTGGAGAAATACAACACGGGAGTTATGTTTTTGCCCTGGGGCTATGACTTTACCATGTGG GGTGTTAGTGGCATGCTGTTTGTGGCAACCGTCTTTGGACCTGAGATGTATCGCTTTAGCATGTATGGTTTTACTGTGGCCAATATGTTTGAAGTAGTTCTTATTGGTTCCGGCATGGTCAGCAGTCACCCTATTATAGCTAGAAATATCTACCT TTCCTATAAAAACAAGACGGGAAAAATGCGACCCATGTGGGAAATGCTGCGCCCCTTCTTTGCGTTCTTGTGGCTTTTTGTGATCACACTAATCTGGTCGTTCTTCTCTCGCAATAATGTTATCAATCTGGAACCACGTATTTTATGGATACTCTATGGCACAATATTCTCAAACATTGCC TGCCGCCTGATTGTGGCCCAAATGTCGGACACGCGTTGCGATGCCTTCAATGTGCTCATGTGGCCATTGGCCGCCACCGTGGGTGTCTGCTGTTTTCCCTATTACCAGCAGGTTTTTGACACGGATCTCACGCCAGATGTTGAACGATGGATTGTCCAGGGTCTCACAATCTTCTCAACATTAGCCCACTGGCATTACGGCTACGGTGTG gTCTCTGAGATGTGCGACCACTTCCACATTCGCTGCTTCAAA
- the LOC128261184 gene encoding alpha-aminoadipic semialdehyde synthase, mitochondrial: MPSEECQSSEPTDRISTILVKKTNTTKPIKFAFDLLSLIPQSCRNMWRAIQQRATIAHPFTRQRHSSVIAIRREDQSVWERRAPFGPTHVQKLVKQNVKVIVQPSNRRAYPMQAYMSAGAHIQEDISDASVIFGVKQVPIDALIPGKTYCFFSHTIKAQESNMPLLDAILEKKIRLIDYERIIDERGARQVAFGKYAGVAGMVNILHGIGLRLLALGHHTPFMHIGPAHNYRNSSMARQAIRDCGYEISLGMVPKSIGPLTFVFTGSGNVSQGAQEVFSELPIEYVPPEMLRKVAEHGNQNKLYGCEVSRSDHLERREGGGFDAKEYDEFPERYISTFSTKIAPYASVILNGIYWAVGSPKLISIPDAKNLLRPANTPWLPTSKGSPALPHRMLAICDISADPGGSIEFMNECTTIDTPFCLYDADRNKDTKSFKGPGVLVCSIDNMPTQLPRESTDLFGELLAPHVHEIIKSDAKKPLSEEEFSYPIQSAIIASNGQLTEGFQYIQELRESQSHRSRHKMEGRSESNKKVLVLGAGMVSAPLVEWLHREKDVSITVCSQVKEEADRLAQQYAGVDSVYLDVNESTGHLQEMCGKADVVVSLLPYSLHGMVARYCVAEGTHMVTASYVNDEISALHDEAKARGVTIMNEVGLDPGIDHLLALECIHEVQDKGAVVESFVSYCGGLPAPEHSNNSLRYKFSWSPRGVLLNTLSAAKYLSRGQIVEISGGGELMSCPRSLDFLPGFALEGFPNRDSTKYGSLYGLGRDVHTLLRGTIRYKGFSESIKPMQLLGLIDAEPHALLHPSGPDVTWRQLVIHLMGMSDSSIFYENLKQKLTERIGDVDGIESLGLLEDTPVVKLNTPLDTLSHYLSKRLAFERDERDLVVLRHEVGIRWPDGRREERGINFVVYGQPQGHSAMAMTVGKPAAIAAKMILDGEIQERGVLLPFTPDIYRPMLQRLRSEGLTATETSRWLN, translated from the exons ATGCCTTCAGAAGAGTGCCAGAGCTCGGAGCCAACGGATCGGATCAGCACCATCCTagtaaagaaaacaaacacgACGAAACCAATTAAGTTCGCTTTTGATCTGCTGTCACTGATCCCTCAGAGCTGCCGAAACATGTGGCGAGCGATTCAACAGCGCGCAACAATCGCGCATCCGTTCACCAGACAACGTCAT AGTTCTGTGATAGCAATTCGGCGAGAGGATCAGTCGGTGTGGGAGCGACGAGCTCCTTTTGGACCCACCCACGTCCAGAAATTGGTCAAGCAGAATGTCAAGGTCATTGTACAGCCCTCCAACCGGCGTGCATATCCGATGCAG GCTTACATGAGTGCTGGAGCGCATATTCAGGAGGACATCAGTGATGCGTCTGTGATATTTGGAGTGAAACAAGTTCCCATTGATGCACTGATTCCAGGCAAGACATACTGTTTCTTTTCGCACACCATCAAGGCGCAGGAATCGAATATGCCGCTACTGGATGCTATTTTGGAAAAG AAAATCCGGCTAATCGACTACGAGCGCATTATAGACGAACGCGGAGCACGACAGGTGGCATTTGGCAAGTACGCCGGAGTGGCTGGCATGGTGAACATCCTGCATGGCATTGGATTGCGTCTTTTAGCGTTGGGACACCACACTCCGTTCATGCATATTGGACCAGCCCACAATTATCGCAATTCTTCAATGGCACGGCAAGCGATCCGGGATTGTGGCTACGAGATTTCCCTGGGCATGGTGCCCAAGTCCATTGGACCGCTTACTTTTGTGTTCACTGGCTCTGGAAATGTTTCACAAGGAGCTCAGGAGGTGTTTTCGGAGCTGCCCATCGAATATGTCCCTCCCGAAATGCTGCGAAAGGTGGCCGAACATGGAA ATCAAAACAAGCTTTATGGCTGCGAAGTAAGCCGATCGGATCATCTGGAGCGTCGTGAAGGCGGTGGATTTGATGCCAAGGAGTACGATGAGTTCCCCGAACGCTATATTTCCACCTTCAGCACAAAGATTGCGCCATATGCATCGGTTATTTTGAACGGCATCTATTGGGCTGTGGGCAGTCCGAAGTTGATCAGCATTCCGGATGCCAAGAACCTGCTCCGTCCGGCGAATACTCCCTGGCTACCCACTAGCAAGGGCAGTCCCGCTTTGCCGCATCGCATGTTGGCCATTTGCGATATTTCCGCTGATCCCGGCGGTTCCATTGAGTTCATGAACGAGTGCACCACCATCGACACTCCCTTCTGTTTGTATGATGCAGATCGGAATAAGGACACGAAGAGCTTCAAGGGACCAGGAGTTTTGGTTTGCTCGATCGATAACATGCCTACCCAGTTGCCAAGGGAGTCCACGGATTTGTTTGGTGAGCTCTTGGCACCCCATGTCCATGAAATCATCAAAAGCGATGCCAAGAAGCCGCTGTCGGAGGAGGAGTTCTCGTACCCCATTCAATCG GCCATTATCGCCAGCAACGGTCAGCTGACCGAGGGCTTCCAGTACATTCAGGAGCTGCGAGAGTCACAGAGCCACCGATCGCGCCACAAGATGGAGGGCAGGTCCGAGTCGAACAAGAAGGTCTTGGTCCTGGGAGCTGGCATGGTGTCCGCCCCCCTCGTGGAGTGGCTGCATCGCGAGAAGGATGTCAGCATCACGGTTTGTTCGCAGGTCAAGGAGGAAGCCGATCGCCTGGCTCAACAGTATGCCGGCGTGGACAGCGTGTATCTGGATGTGAACGAGAGCACTGGGCATCTGCAGGAGATGTGCGGCAAGGCGGATGTGGTGGTTTCCCTGCTGCCCTACAGTCTGCATGGCATGGTGGCACGCTATTGCGTGGCAGAAGGTACCCACATGGTCACCGCTAGTTATGTGAACGATGAGATCTCCGCCCTGCACGATGAGGCCAAGGCCAGGGGAGTGACCATCATGAACGAGGTGGGCTTGGACCCAGGAATCGATCACCTTTTGGCTCTGGAGTGCATCCACGAGGTGCAGGACAAGGGAGCCGTGGTTGAGTCATTCGTGAGCTACTGTGGCGGTCTGCCAGCACCGGAGCATTCCAATAACAGCCTGAGATACAAGTTCTCGTGGTCACCCAGAGGAGTACTGCTTAACACCCTCTCCGCTGCCAAATATCTGAGTCGAGGCCAAATAGTGGAGATTTCTGGTGGAGGTGAACTCATGTCGTGTCCTCGCAGTCTGGACTTCCTGCCAGGATTCGCCCTGGAGGGTTTCCCCAACAGGGACTCGACCAAATACGGTTCACTTTATGGATTGGGCCGGGATGTGCACACTCTGCTGCGTGGAACTATACGCTATAAGGGCTTCTCCGAGTCCATTAAACCCATGCAACTTTTGGGCTTGATCGATGCGGAGCCACATGCCCTGCTGCATCCCAGCGGACCGGATGTCACATGGCGCCAGTTGGTCATCCATCTGATGGGCATGTCCGATTCGAGCATCTTTTACGAGAACCTCAAACAGAAGCTGACCGAGCGCATTGGCGATGTGGATGGCATTGAGAGCCTGGGTCTGCTGGAAGACACCCCTGTGGTTAAGCTGAACACTCCGCTGGACACACTTAGCCATTATCTGTCCAAGAGATTAGCCTTCG AACGAGATGAACGTGATCTGGTGGTGCTGCGCCATGAAGTGGGCATCCGTTGGCCCGATGGTCGTCGTGAGGAGCGTGGCATTAATTTTGTGGTTTACGGACAGCCCCAGGGACATTCCGCCATGGCCATGACGGTGGGCAAGCCGGCGGCCATTGCGGCCAAAATGATCCTAGATG GTGAGATCCAGGAACGTGGTGTCCTGCTGCCCTTCACCCCCGACATTTATCGCCCCATGCTGCAACGTCTGCGCTCCGAGGGTCTGACTGCCACGGAGACCTCCAGATGGTTGAATTAA
- the LOC128263438 gene encoding LOW QUALITY PROTEIN: homocysteine-responsive endoplasmic reticulum-resident ubiquitin-like domain member 2 protein (The sequence of the model RefSeq protein was modified relative to this genomic sequence to represent the inferred CDS: deleted 1 base in 1 codon) gives MEETASPAASPAAATAAGCDAAAREKTPDSPISASGSSVRLLIKSSNQQYEDLNVDSDLCWTVQRLKKQLSLVYPGKPKIQDQKLIYSGKLLDDSQKISEVIRSYKDVYQQHHIFHLVCATKQVITPPAKTIPVPPKDAVPAPQDASGNANELRQRHPTQQQPTQQAGAAFPMAGDIGSANPWALFWQQNQAAAALASANANPQAIFQQQALMYNAWMQQVYAQYMQQYALRSTLPGSNGSVLPPLPQVPLIAARNFADAQPVAGAVAAPPAQAPPAPQINGAPLNRPNFPNIQEEPEMRDWLDSFFSFTRLAIFVTVLYFNSSPMRCLLVVLIAGAIYLYHIGVLRRRRERNNNNINRNNNADDAAAFAAVQQIQRMMDAAVERENNDPQAANEPGAVPAAGPADAAAGQDAVDAPAAAAPVPASAANPDSADLSAEAVAVEPPNANNSVISVVRTFVITFFTSLLPEAPAL, from the exons ATGGAGGAGACCGCCTCACCCGCCGCCTCCCCAGCCGCCGCCACAGCCGCTGGCTGCGATGCTGCCGCCCGTGAAAAAACGCCAGACTCGCCAATCTCCGCCAGCGGCTCCAGTGTCCGGCTGTTGATTAAGTCATCCAACCAACAGTACGAGGATCTCAATGTGGACTCCGATCTCTGCTGGACGGTCCAGCGGCTGAAGAAGCAGCTGTCCCTGGTCTATCCTGGCAAACCG AAAATCCAAGATCAAAAGCTGATTTACTCTGGAAAACTATTGGACGACTCTCAAAAGATATCGGAGGTGATACGCAGCTATAAAGATGTCTACCAGCAGCACCACATCTTTCATTTGGTGTGTGCCACCAAGCAAGTAATAACGCCGCCAGCCAAAACAATCCCTGTGCCGCCAAAGGATGCAGTGCCGGCGCCGCAGGATGCCAGCGGGAATGCCAATGAGCTACGACAACGTCATCCCACACAACAGCAACCGACTCAACAGGCCGGTGCTGCGTTTCCCATGGCAGGTGACATTGGTTCAGCCAATCCTTGGGCGCTTTTCTGGCAACAAAATCAGGCGGCAGCCGCTTTAGCTAGTGCCAATGCCAATCCTCAAGCGATTTTCCAGCAGCAGGCGCTGATGTACAACGCTTGGATGCAGCAGGTCTACGCTCAGTACATGCAGCAGTACGCACTTCG TTCTACGCTGCCTGGCTCGAACGGATCTGTTTTGCCGCCGCTGCCTCAAGTTCCGCTGATTGCTGCAAGAAATTTCGCGGATGCACAACCAGTGGCAGGAGCAGTTGCTGCCCCACCGGCACAGGCACCACCTGCCCCTCAGATAAATGGGGCGCCACTTAACAGACCAAATTTCCCCAACATCCAGGAGGAGCCCGAAATGCGCGACTGGTTGGACAGTTTCTTTAGCTTTACACGATTGGCAATTTTCGTGACTGTTCTGTACTTTAACTCCTCGCCGATGCGTTGCTTGCTGGTGGTGCTTATCGCAGGAGCGATTTATCT GTACCACATTGGTGTCCTCCGTCGTCGCCGTGAacgcaacaataacaacatcAACCGTAATAATAACGCTGACGATGCGGCCGCCTTTGCTGCAGTGCAGCAAATTCAGCGGATGATGGATGCCGCTGTGGAGCGGGAGAATAACGATCCCCAAGCGGCCAATGAGCCTGGCGCAGTGCCAGCAGCAGGtcctgctgatgctgctgctggacaGGAC GCAGTCGATGCacccgctgctgctgctcccgtACCAGCATCCGCTGCTAATCCGGACTCGGCTGATCTTTCCGCTGAAGCCGTTGCCGTGGAACCACCAAATGCCAATAACTCTGTGATTTCCGTTGTGCGCACCTTTGTCATCACCTTCTTCACATCGCTGTTGCCCGAGGCGCCGGCGCTGTAG
- the LOC128263443 gene encoding LOW QUALITY PROTEIN: double-stranded RNA-binding protein Staufen homolog 1 (The sequence of the model RefSeq protein was modified relative to this genomic sequence to represent the inferred CDS: inserted 1 base in 1 codon) gives MDNKSAVSCLQEFCAKSKNVPPTYDFIDGEDGGYVCKVVLMEIEAYGNGRSKRDAKHLAAANILRKIRKLPGVSGLLEECESSSVADLCEELTNLNRDMLKELRDYCVRHDMPLPTIEIVQQSGTPNAPEFVARCSVASIVRYGKSDKKKDARQRAAIEMLAVISNEAENLRPDKMQVVSTKPAAGGPEVDDTLEDLEAERRKKFNTYRELTDAGSVDNTGLRLCDRHNYFKNFYPALKQAAFEVIGSDEYVSSKDKALSLLSSLKITPSISXLESKSMEPLLSVELNCDFDVVFVALESQVYDQIIQYFGTMLI, from the exons ATGGACAATAAGTCAGCCGTCTCCTGTCTACAGGAATTCTGTGCCAAGTCCAAGAACGTTCCACCAACATATGATTTTATTGACGGCGAAGACGGAGGATATGTTTGTAAAGTAGTTCTGATGGAGATCGAAGCCTATGGAAATG GTCGCTCCAAACGCGATGCCAAGCATTTGGCTGCTGCCAACATCCTGCGTAAAATCCGGAAGCTTCCCGGCGTGAGTGGCTTGCTGGAGGAGTGTGAATCCAGTTCGGTGGCCGATCTGTGCGAGGAGCTGACCAATCTGAATCGGGACATGCTGAAGGAGCTGCGCGATTACTGCGTGCGCCACGACATGCCACTGCCCACCATTGAGATTGTGCAGCAGAGTGGCACTCCGAATGCCCCGGAGTTCGTGGCCCGCTGCTCCGTGGCCTCCATAGTTCGCTACGGGAAGTCGGATAAGAAAAAGGATGCCCGCCAGCGAGCGGCCATCGAAATGCTGGCCGTGATCTCCAACGAAGCCGAGAACTTGCGTCCGGATAAAATGCAGGTGGTGAGCACTAAGCCGGCGGCAGGAGGTCCCGAAGTGGACGATACTCTCGAGGATCTGGAGGCGGAGCGCCGAAAGAAGTTCAACACGTATAGGGAGCTCACAGACGCCGGAAGCGTCGACAACACGGGTTTGCGCCTCTGCGATCGCCATAACTACTTCAAGAACTTCTATCCAGCACTCAAGCAAGCTGCCTTTGAGGTCATCGGCTCCGATGAATACGTCAGCTCCAAGGACAAGGCTCTGAGCCTTCTCAGCTCCTTGAAGATCACACCCTCCATTA ACCTTGAATCGAAATCAATGGAGCCCCTGCTGAGTGTCGAACTGAATTGTGACTTTGACGTTGTCTTTGTGGCTCTGGAAAGCCAGGTCTACGACCAGATAATACAATACTTCGGCACAATGCTGATCTAA